From one Gallionella capsiferriformans ES-2 genomic stretch:
- the holB gene encoding DNA polymerase III subunit delta', whose translation MSTLYPWQKDDWTRLQALRERASQGLLFQGMKGIGKLDLAISYARALLCQHPSGNGFSCGVCPSCHWFIQGSHPDFRMVQPESETEEVEAGKKPSRQISVDQIRALSDFMGMTAHQGGRRVVIIHPAEAMNTNAANALLKNLEEPPPGLLFILVTHKPEVLLPTLLSRCLSFSVAAPDAATATAWLAAQRVKNPAEVLAYAGFSPLQAKLAANEGGMDVREKLLRALRQPGAMDVFAMADALQKTEQVLVVQWLQQWCYDLIAQKMAGSLRYHPSEQAAISALVSNLDAINLARLQSYLQTAKRESQHTLNPKLFFESLLFTYCQLTRQSS comes from the coding sequence ATGAGCACGCTCTATCCCTGGCAAAAAGACGACTGGACGCGTTTGCAGGCTTTGCGCGAACGCGCCTCGCAAGGGTTGCTGTTTCAGGGCATGAAGGGGATAGGCAAACTCGATCTGGCGATCAGTTATGCCCGTGCTTTGCTGTGTCAGCATCCGTCGGGCAACGGGTTTTCATGCGGCGTGTGTCCTTCGTGCCATTGGTTTATTCAGGGTTCTCACCCCGATTTTCGCATGGTGCAGCCGGAGTCTGAAACTGAGGAAGTGGAAGCCGGTAAGAAGCCCAGCCGGCAGATTTCAGTCGATCAGATCCGTGCGCTGTCCGATTTTATGGGTATGACCGCGCACCAGGGCGGGCGGCGCGTGGTGATTATTCATCCGGCGGAAGCGATGAACACGAACGCTGCCAATGCACTGTTGAAAAATCTGGAAGAGCCGCCACCGGGTCTGCTGTTCATTCTGGTAACCCACAAACCGGAAGTGCTGTTACCGACACTGCTGAGCCGTTGCCTGTCGTTTAGCGTGGCAGCACCGGATGCGGCGACGGCCACGGCATGGCTGGCAGCTCAGAGAGTGAAAAATCCCGCTGAGGTGTTAGCTTACGCGGGATTCTCGCCGCTGCAGGCTAAACTGGCGGCAAATGAGGGCGGCATGGATGTGCGTGAGAAGTTGTTGCGCGCGTTACGGCAGCCGGGAGCCATGGATGTGTTCGCGATGGCGGATGCCTTGCAGAAAACCGAACAGGTGTTGGTCGTGCAGTGGTTGCAGCAGTGGTGTTACGATTTGATTGCGCAAAAGATGGCAGGTTCATTGCGTTATCACCCGTCGGAACAGGCGGCCATTTCCGCTCTGGTGTCCAATCTGGATGCGATTAATCTTGCGCGCCTGCAAAGCTATCTGCAAACGGCGAAGCGCGAATCGCAACATACGCTCAATCCGAAATTATTTTTTGAATCCCTGCTGTTCACCTATTGTCAGCTTACCCGTCAATCATCCTAA
- a CDS encoding TatD family hydrolase has product MSFIDSHCHINFHELAENIDDVLAKMQQNEVLAALCVSVNLRDFPSVLALASEYQNIYASVGVHPDYEDVEEPTVARLVELAQHPKIIAIGETGLDYYRLTGDLEWQRERFRNHIRAARLSGKPLIIHTRSAAEDTLRLMAEEGAGSIGGVMHCFTENWEVAQAALDMGFYISFSGIVTFKNALQIKEVAQRVPLERILIETDSPYLAPVPFRGKLNQPAYVKHVAEEIALLRGVGVAEVGRQTSENFARLFKL; this is encoded by the coding sequence ATGTCATTCATAGACTCCCATTGCCATATCAATTTTCATGAGTTGGCTGAAAACATTGACGACGTGCTCGCAAAAATGCAACAAAACGAGGTGCTGGCGGCGCTGTGCGTTTCAGTCAATCTGCGCGATTTTCCATCGGTGCTGGCATTGGCATCCGAATATCAGAACATCTATGCCTCGGTCGGCGTGCATCCGGATTACGAGGATGTCGAAGAGCCGACGGTCGCGCGCCTGGTTGAGCTGGCACAGCACCCTAAAATCATTGCGATAGGCGAGACGGGGCTGGATTATTACCGGCTGACCGGCGATCTTGAGTGGCAGCGCGAACGCTTTCGTAACCACATTCGCGCAGCGCGGCTTAGCGGCAAACCCTTGATTATTCATACTCGCAGTGCGGCAGAGGATACGCTGCGCCTGATGGCAGAAGAGGGCGCCGGTAGCATCGGCGGTGTCATGCATTGCTTTACTGAAAACTGGGAGGTGGCGCAAGCCGCGCTGGATATGGGTTTTTATATCTCATTTTCCGGGATTGTGACGTTCAAAAATGCGCTGCAGATCAAGGAGGTCGCGCAGCGTGTGCCGCTCGAGCGCATCTTAATTGAAACCGATTCGCCGTATCTGGCACCGGTGCCGTTCAGGGGTAAGCTCAATCAACCAGCCTACGTGAAACATGTGGCTGAAGAAATTGCGTTGCTGCGAGGTGTCGGTGTGGCGGAGGTGGGGCGGCAAACCAGTGAAAATTTTGCACGCTTATTTAAATTGTAA